In one Thermaerobacter sp. PB12/4term genomic region, the following are encoded:
- a CDS encoding MBL fold metallo-hydrolase, with translation MTANVSDSGAGLVAPDTFVVDLREGGQAERTAGFLIRAPRPALIETGGRAGVQAWLEALEQQGVPRDEIAYIILTHIHLDHAAGAGTLARLLPRAQVVVHPRGARHLQDPTRLVQGARTIFGDRLESLFGLPEPVAAERMLTPEDGETLDLGDGHRLRFIGAGGHARHQYMILDEGTGALVTADEAGVRYPALCRRLGRDYLLPSTAPNQFDPELMLQSARRLPQLRPATMLLPHFAATSLSPEEIAERLEEQVPLFVACGQVDGRPAGPEETRRRLAEHIRRDAEAHGLDWAEVEPAVALDLDICAFGIADYLQRRAQGKT, from the coding sequence GTGACCGCCAACGTAAGCGACAGCGGGGCCGGTTTGGTGGCTCCCGATACCTTCGTTGTGGACCTGCGGGAGGGCGGCCAGGCCGAGCGCACGGCCGGGTTCCTCATCCGGGCACCCCGCCCGGCGCTGATCGAGACGGGCGGCCGGGCCGGCGTCCAGGCATGGCTGGAGGCCCTCGAGCAGCAGGGAGTTCCCCGGGACGAGATCGCCTACATCATCCTGACCCACATCCACCTGGACCACGCGGCGGGGGCCGGTACCCTGGCCCGGCTGCTGCCCCGGGCCCAGGTGGTGGTCCACCCGCGGGGCGCCCGGCACCTGCAGGACCCGACCCGGCTGGTGCAGGGAGCCCGGACGATCTTCGGGGATCGCCTGGAAAGCCTCTTCGGCCTGCCCGAGCCGGTGGCTGCGGAGCGGATGCTCACGCCGGAGGACGGCGAGACCCTGGATCTGGGGGACGGCCACCGGCTGCGGTTCATCGGTGCCGGCGGCCATGCCCGGCACCAGTACATGATCCTGGATGAGGGCACCGGGGCTCTTGTCACCGCCGACGAGGCGGGGGTCCGCTACCCTGCCCTTTGCCGGCGCCTGGGCCGGGACTACCTCCTGCCTTCCACCGCGCCCAACCAGTTCGACCCGGAACTGATGCTCCAGTCCGCCCGGCGGCTGCCCCAGTTGCGCCCGGCGACCATGCTGCTGCCCCATTTTGCGGCCACCAGCCTGTCGCCCGAGGAGATCGCCGAGCGCCTGGAAGAACAGGTTCCCCTGTTTGTAGCTTGCGGGCAGGTGGACGGGCGGCCGGCCGGCCCGGAGGAGACCCGCCGCCGCCTGGCCGAGCACATCCGCCGCGACGCGGAGGCCCACGGCCTGGACTGGGCTGAGGTGGAACCCGCCGTGGCCCTGGACCTGGACATCTGTGCCTTCGGCATCGCCGATTACCTGCAGCGCCGGGCGCAGGGGAAGACCTGA
- the treS gene encoding maltose alpha-D-glucosyltransferase yields the protein MQAPEGQAAGHPRQGVAQGGAAGTVLQVRAAADGRGPAGGPVPPTLWYKDAIIYELHVRTFFDGNGDGTGDFRGLTARLDYLQDLGVTALWLLPFYPSPLADDGYDVADYTAVHPAYGTLGDLKRFLAEAHRRGLRVIIDLVLNHTSRQHRWFQRARRARPGSPWRNFYVWSETPDRYRGVRVIFPDYEEGNWTWDPVAQAYYWHRFYAHQPDLNYENPLVRRAMLRVADFWLRLGVDGFRLDALSYLYEAEGTTCAGLPATHDFVREFRAHVESRYGERVLLAEANEPLAELARYLQGDECHMAFHFPLMPRLFLALAREEARPLQQVLRDEPAIAPACQWAVFLRNHDELSLEMVTPEEREALLDAYAPDPQARVNLGIRRRLAPLLGNDRRRIELAYGLLFSLPGTPVIYYGDEIGMGDNIYLPDRHAVRTPMQWSGGRNAGFSPANPQRLCAPVVVDPAYHYEAVNVEAQLASPDSLLNWMRRLIAVRKGLPALGRGSLELVEADNPRVLAFIRRHGDLAVLVVANLSRYVQGVRLGLGPYRGAIPADAFGGSALPPVGEEPYFLTLGPHGFYWFVLRRPPTGL from the coding sequence GTGCAGGCGCCGGAGGGACAGGCTGCCGGCCATCCCCGGCAAGGGGTGGCTCAAGGGGGAGCGGCCGGTACCGTGCTGCAGGTTCGGGCAGCGGCGGACGGCCGGGGGCCGGCCGGGGGGCCGGTTCCACCCACGCTGTGGTACAAGGATGCCATCATCTATGAGCTGCACGTGCGCACCTTCTTCGACGGCAACGGCGACGGCACCGGCGACTTCCGTGGCCTGACGGCCAGGCTGGACTACCTGCAGGACCTGGGCGTCACGGCGCTGTGGCTCCTGCCCTTCTACCCGTCGCCCCTGGCGGACGACGGTTACGACGTGGCGGACTACACGGCGGTCCACCCGGCCTACGGCACGCTGGGCGACTTGAAGCGGTTCCTGGCGGAAGCCCACCGCCGCGGGCTGCGGGTGATCATCGACCTGGTGCTGAACCACACCTCCCGGCAGCACCGCTGGTTCCAGCGGGCCCGGCGCGCCCGGCCGGGCAGCCCGTGGCGCAACTTCTACGTCTGGAGCGAGACGCCCGACCGCTACCGCGGGGTCCGGGTGATCTTCCCCGACTACGAAGAGGGCAACTGGACCTGGGACCCCGTGGCCCAGGCCTACTACTGGCACCGCTTCTATGCCCACCAGCCCGACCTGAACTATGAAAATCCCCTGGTGCGCCGGGCCATGCTGCGGGTGGCGGATTTCTGGTTACGCCTGGGCGTCGACGGGTTCCGGCTGGATGCCCTCTCGTACCTCTACGAGGCCGAGGGCACCACCTGTGCGGGATTGCCCGCGACCCACGACTTCGTCCGCGAGTTCCGCGCCCACGTGGAGTCCCGTTACGGCGAGCGGGTGCTGCTGGCCGAGGCCAACGAGCCGCTGGCCGAACTGGCCCGCTACCTGCAGGGGGACGAGTGCCACATGGCCTTCCACTTCCCCCTGATGCCCCGACTGTTCCTCGCCCTGGCCCGGGAAGAGGCCCGGCCGCTGCAGCAGGTGCTGCGGGACGAGCCGGCCATCGCCCCGGCCTGCCAGTGGGCCGTGTTCCTCCGCAACCACGACGAGCTGAGCCTGGAGATGGTGACGCCGGAGGAACGGGAAGCGCTGCTTGACGCCTATGCGCCCGATCCCCAGGCCCGGGTCAACCTGGGCATCCGGCGCCGGCTGGCGCCTTTGCTGGGCAACGACCGGCGGCGGATCGAGCTGGCCTACGGCCTGCTCTTCTCCCTGCCCGGCACGCCGGTGATCTACTACGGGGACGAGATCGGCATGGGCGACAACATCTACCTGCCCGACCGGCATGCGGTGCGCACGCCGATGCAATGGAGCGGCGGGCGCAATGCGGGCTTCTCTCCGGCCAACCCCCAGCGGCTCTGCGCGCCGGTGGTGGTCGACCCGGCCTACCACTACGAGGCGGTGAACGTCGAGGCCCAGCTGGCCAGCCCCGACTCGCTGCTCAACTGGATGCGGCGGCTCATCGCCGTGCGCAAGGGGCTGCCGGCGCTGGGCCGCGGCAGCCTGGAGCTGGTCGAGGCCGACAACCCCCGCGTGCTGGCGTTTATCCGCCGTCACGGCGATCTGGCGGTGCTGGTGGTGGCCAACTTGTCCCGCTACGTCCAGGGGGTCCGGCTTGGCCTCGGGCCGTACCGGGGCGCCATACCTGCCGACGCCTTCGGCGGCTCGGCCCTGCCCCCCGTGGGGGAGGAGCCGTACTTTCTGACCCTGGGCCCCCACGGGTTCTACTGGTTCGTCCTGCGCCGGCCTCCGACCGGGTTGTAA
- a CDS encoding carbohydrate ABC transporter permease: MNGRVRRRVLVPGEARHRWRRAASSLLRHLLAWGLGLLWVVPFAGVAMSALRPSRELLHGWWRLEPLTLSSENLARALDHPTAAMAQGLVNSLRVAIPGTLLPLLLGSLAAYGLLRSRSRARRPLMMGVVLLLAVPQQMVAVPLFRLMRDAGLVNSHAGLVLAHTAWALPWMILFFRNYFATLPREVEEAALLDGAGRWQTYLRVILPMSLPAVASAAALQSTWVWNDFFLALVLVYRPDLLLATQRIPLLRGQYQVDWGLLSSAALLVMAVPVLVFALLQRYYVRGLVGWTLK; encoded by the coding sequence GTGAACGGGCGGGTGCGTCGCAGGGTCCTGGTCCCAGGCGAAGCCCGCCACCGCTGGCGGCGGGCGGCGTCCAGCCTGTTGCGCCATCTCCTGGCGTGGGGGCTCGGGCTACTGTGGGTCGTACCCTTCGCCGGGGTGGCCATGAGCGCGCTGCGCCCTTCGCGGGAGCTGCTCCATGGATGGTGGCGCCTGGAACCGCTGACGTTAAGCAGTGAGAACCTGGCCCGCGCCCTGGACCACCCCACGGCGGCCATGGCCCAGGGGCTGGTCAATTCGTTGCGGGTTGCCATTCCGGGGACCCTCCTCCCCTTGCTGCTGGGGTCCCTGGCCGCCTACGGGCTGTTGCGGTCGCGCTCCCGGGCCCGCCGCCCCCTGATGATGGGGGTGGTCCTGCTCCTGGCGGTGCCCCAGCAGATGGTGGCCGTTCCCCTGTTTCGGCTGATGCGGGACGCCGGCCTCGTCAACTCCCACGCCGGCCTGGTCCTGGCCCACACCGCCTGGGCCCTGCCCTGGATGATCCTGTTCTTCCGCAACTACTTTGCGACCCTCCCCCGGGAGGTAGAGGAGGCAGCGCTGCTGGACGGGGCGGGGCGGTGGCAGACGTACCTGCGGGTGATCCTGCCCATGAGCTTGCCCGCGGTGGCCTCGGCCGCGGCGTTGCAATCCACCTGGGTATGGAACGATTTCTTCCTTGCCCTGGTCCTGGTCTACCGGCCCGACCTGCTGCTGGCCACCCAGCGGATCCCGCTGCTCCGCGGGCAGTATCAGGTCGACTGGGGCCTGCTCTCGTCCGCCGCCTTGCTGGTCATGGCAGTGCCGGTCCTGGTGTTTGCCCTGCTGCAGCGGTACTACGTGCGGGGGCTGGTGGGCTGGACCTTGAAGTGA
- a CDS encoding carbohydrate ABC transporter permease encodes MRPLPGRPRRSRRRDPLWLAAPALVLILALVVVPAAETLWLAFVDAGGRWAGLAHFQAVLQDPETLAPGRFPGSPPPWGSLVHNLVWVALHLPLTTGLGLALALLLQEVRGGSLLRSFVFLGMVTPLVVGGVLIRFLFDENAGVIPALFRNLGVESLARTWTAYPQLALPALILGSVWLWAGFAMVLYSAGLASIPRAYYEAALVDGAGWWSRFRHITWPSLRPVTAVVVAMTVLWELKIFDLVYTATQGGPGGASMVLALQMYFYGFRSLDPHRAAAVATLLTLCTLLIGLWFVRTAEGGERG; translated from the coding sequence TTGCGCCCGCTCCCCGGGCGCCCGCGGCGCTCCCGCCGGCGCGATCCCTTGTGGCTGGCCGCTCCGGCCCTGGTGCTCATCCTGGCGCTGGTGGTGGTGCCCGCCGCCGAAACCCTGTGGCTGGCCTTCGTCGATGCCGGCGGCCGCTGGGCCGGGCTGGCCCACTTCCAGGCGGTCCTGCAGGATCCGGAGACCCTGGCGCCGGGGCGCTTCCCCGGCTCGCCACCGCCGTGGGGTTCGCTGGTCCACAACCTGGTGTGGGTTGCCCTGCACCTGCCCCTGACCACCGGCCTGGGGCTCGCCCTGGCCCTTCTCTTGCAGGAGGTTCGCGGAGGCAGCCTCCTTCGCTCCTTCGTGTTCCTTGGGATGGTGACGCCCCTGGTGGTGGGCGGGGTGCTGATCCGTTTTCTGTTCGATGAGAACGCCGGCGTGATCCCTGCCCTGTTTCGAAACCTGGGGGTCGAGAGCCTGGCCCGGACCTGGACGGCCTACCCCCAGCTGGCCCTGCCGGCCCTGATCCTCGGCTCGGTGTGGCTGTGGGCAGGCTTTGCCATGGTGCTCTATTCGGCCGGCCTGGCGAGCATCCCCCGGGCCTACTACGAAGCGGCCCTGGTGGACGGGGCAGGCTGGTGGTCGCGCTTTCGCCACATCACCTGGCCATCTCTGCGCCCCGTGACGGCGGTGGTGGTGGCGATGACGGTCCTCTGGGAACTGAAGATCTTCGACCTGGTCTACACGGCCACCCAGGGCGGGCCCGGCGGCGCCTCCATGGTGCTGGCCCTGCAGATGTACTTCTACGGCTTTCGCTCCCTGGATCCCCACCGGGCTGCCGCGGTGGCCACCCTGCTCACCCTGTGCACGCTGCTGATCGGCCTCTGGTTCGTGCGCACGGCGGAAGGAGGGGAGCGGGGGTGA
- a CDS encoding ABC transporter substrate-binding protein, with protein sequence MARSWRWIAGLALAAMLLAACSQGGTGAGTEGSGGDQDSNQLTVIGPWSGAEMEQFLPVLEEAERRLGITIQYQTQRYEDLAQVLPAQFEAGQAPADVIFMWDWWVKEHAQDAVDLKDIWEPEAGAFRMPAAEAGGQVVAVPYALTVKPGFWYRKSFFAEHGLEVPATWDEFVALLQRLAEIEGVQAPVASGDGTGWPLSDVVEHFLIAFGGPDLQRDLIEGRIAWTDPKVQEVFRDRLVPVLEYFSDPMDWTQAVDLWWQGEYGLYFMGNWLTGLVDDPSDLGVFPLPGARGMVAATDYVFVPRHSPRAEKAKQLVAFLISREGMELRARQGGKLSGRNDVPAEAHPAVDQEVARLLEGAELLPDLDDAIGGDWQRTFWDQLKLLWVEPGQWQGVLERLEQERGR encoded by the coding sequence ATGGCGAGAAGCTGGCGGTGGATCGCAGGCCTGGCCCTGGCGGCCATGCTGCTGGCTGCTTGCAGCCAGGGCGGCACCGGCGCCGGGACGGAGGGCTCAGGCGGAGATCAGGACTCCAACCAGCTGACGGTCATCGGCCCCTGGTCGGGTGCCGAGATGGAGCAGTTCCTCCCGGTGCTGGAAGAGGCGGAGCGGCGGCTGGGCATCACCATCCAGTATCAGACCCAGCGGTATGAAGACCTGGCCCAGGTTTTGCCGGCCCAGTTCGAAGCCGGACAGGCGCCGGCGGACGTCATCTTCATGTGGGACTGGTGGGTGAAGGAGCACGCCCAGGACGCGGTGGACCTCAAGGACATCTGGGAGCCTGAAGCCGGTGCGTTCCGCATGCCGGCCGCCGAGGCCGGCGGGCAGGTGGTGGCCGTTCCTTATGCCCTCACGGTGAAACCCGGCTTCTGGTACCGGAAGTCCTTCTTTGCCGAGCACGGCCTTGAAGTGCCCGCCACCTGGGACGAGTTCGTCGCCCTGCTCCAGCGCCTGGCCGAGATCGAGGGCGTGCAGGCGCCCGTGGCCAGCGGCGACGGTACCGGCTGGCCGCTCTCCGACGTGGTCGAGCACTTCCTCATCGCCTTCGGCGGCCCCGACCTGCAGCGGGATCTGATCGAAGGGCGGATCGCCTGGACCGATCCCAAGGTCCAGGAGGTGTTCCGCGACCGGCTGGTCCCGGTGCTGGAGTACTTCAGCGACCCCATGGACTGGACCCAGGCCGTCGACCTCTGGTGGCAGGGGGAGTACGGGCTGTATTTCATGGGCAACTGGCTAACGGGCCTGGTGGACGACCCTTCGGATCTGGGCGTGTTCCCCTTGCCCGGTGCCCGGGGCATGGTGGCGGCCACCGATTACGTCTTCGTGCCCCGGCATAGCCCCCGGGCCGAGAAAGCCAAGCAGCTGGTCGCTTTTCTGATCAGCCGCGAGGGGATGGAGCTGCGAGCGCGGCAAGGCGGTAAGCTGTCAGGCCGCAACGACGTCCCCGCCGAAGCCCATCCGGCGGTGGACCAGGAGGTGGCCCGGCTCCTGGAAGGGGCGGAACTGCTGCCCGACCTGGACGACGCCATCGGCGGCGACTGGCAGCGGACCTTCTGGGACCAGCTGAAGCTATTGTGGGTCGAACCCGGCCAGTGGCAGGGGGTGCTGGAGCGCCTCGAACAGGAGCGAGGGAGGTGA
- a CDS encoding ABC transporter ATP-binding protein, whose product MAEVRLVDVTKRFGSTVAVDRVSLDIADGEFLVLVGPSGCGKSTLLRLIAGLEDVTEGQVHIGDRVVNDVPPKDRDVAMVFQNYALYPHMTVYDNMAFGLRMRKVPRDEIDRRVRQAAETLGLTNLLRRRPAQLSGGQRQRVALGRAIVRDPKVFLMDEPLSNLDAQLRVQMRTELARLHQRLGTTTIYVTHDQVEAMTLGDRIAVLRDGKLQQVATPQEIYARPANVFVASFIGSPPMNFIRGVVERSDGEVRFAGGGLSCRLEGELAEEAEAYLSSGDGHRREVLLGVRPEHIHARLAEGSAVSGETHLVATAEVVEPLGAETFVYVTAGATSLTVRVDPRLAVRPGDRLALVLDGGQLHLFDAATEQSVRELAAVVLA is encoded by the coding sequence ATGGCAGAGGTCCGGCTGGTGGACGTAACGAAGCGCTTTGGCTCCACCGTGGCGGTCGACCGGGTCTCGCTGGATATCGCCGACGGGGAGTTCCTGGTCCTGGTGGGGCCTTCGGGTTGCGGAAAGTCGACGCTGCTGCGGCTCATCGCAGGCCTGGAAGACGTGACCGAGGGCCAGGTGCACATCGGTGACCGGGTGGTCAATGACGTGCCGCCCAAGGACCGGGACGTGGCCATGGTCTTCCAGAATTACGCCCTCTATCCCCACATGACCGTCTACGACAACATGGCCTTCGGCCTGCGGATGCGCAAGGTGCCGCGGGACGAGATCGACCGCCGGGTGCGCCAGGCGGCCGAAACCCTGGGCCTGACGAACCTGCTGCGCCGGCGTCCCGCCCAGCTCTCGGGCGGCCAGCGCCAGCGGGTGGCCCTGGGCCGGGCCATCGTCCGCGATCCCAAGGTGTTCCTGATGGACGAACCCCTCTCCAACCTGGACGCCCAGCTCCGCGTGCAGATGCGCACGGAGCTGGCCCGCCTGCACCAGCGCCTGGGTACCACCACGATCTACGTCACCCACGATCAGGTGGAGGCCATGACCCTGGGTGACCGCATCGCCGTGCTGCGGGACGGCAAGCTGCAGCAGGTGGCCACGCCCCAGGAGATCTACGCCCGCCCGGCCAACGTCTTCGTCGCCTCCTTCATCGGCTCTCCGCCGATGAACTTCATCCGCGGTGTGGTGGAACGCAGTGACGGTGAGGTGCGCTTTGCCGGCGGCGGCTTGAGCTGCCGCCTGGAGGGCGAGCTGGCCGAAGAGGCCGAAGCTTACCTGTCCTCCGGGGACGGCCACCGGCGGGAAGTGCTCCTGGGCGTCCGGCCCGAACACATTCACGCCCGCCTGGCCGAAGGCAGCGCCGTGTCCGGTGAGACCCACCTGGTGGCCACCGCCGAGGTGGTGGAGCCGCTGGGCGCCGAAACCTTCGTGTACGTGACGGCGGGGGCGACGTCCCTGACGGTGCGGGTCGACCCGCGCCTGGCCGTGCGCCCCGGCGACCGGCTGGCCCTGGTCCTGGACGGCGGCCAGCTCCACCTGTTCGACGCCGCCACCGAGCAGTCCGTGCGGGAGCTGGCGGCGGTGGTGCTGGCGTAG
- a CDS encoding NUDIX hydrolase, translating to MLSFDVDGVRFNLRVAGVILAGDHVLLNQIAGTDYWILPGGRVEGGEATGAALHRELQEELGVNVQVGRLLWVVESFFTLQGRWFHELGFYYQVTLPDSPGGRVPARGQSSHRQDGPNLLTFRWFPLGDLGHGVRLLPPFLCEALAHPPVTTCHLVYRDEPAES from the coding sequence GTGCTCAGCTTCGATGTGGACGGCGTGCGCTTCAACCTGCGGGTCGCCGGCGTGATCCTCGCCGGCGACCATGTTCTTCTTAACCAGATCGCCGGCACCGATTACTGGATCCTACCCGGTGGACGGGTCGAAGGGGGCGAGGCGACGGGCGCTGCCCTGCACCGGGAACTGCAGGAGGAGCTCGGCGTCAACGTCCAGGTGGGCCGCCTGCTCTGGGTTGTTGAATCCTTTTTTACCTTGCAAGGGCGGTGGTTTCACGAGCTGGGGTTCTACTACCAGGTGACGCTGCCCGATTCCCCGGGCGGACGGGTCCCGGCGCGGGGGCAATCCAGCCACCGGCAGGATGGCCCCAACCTACTCACCTTCCGCTGGTTCCCCCTTGGTGACCTCGGCCACGGCGTGCGGCTGTTGCCGCCCTTCCTGTGCGAAGCGCTGGCCCACCCGCCCGTGACCACCTGCCACCTGGTGTACCGGGACGAACCGGCCGAATCCTAG
- a CDS encoding TerC family protein, translating to MADLWEQAARFFGLVFVDLLLAGDNAVVIALAARRLHGRMRRQAILLGAGGAVGLRLGLAAVVTWLLHIPLLQAVGGLLLLWIARKLVVDDHGGHDNVREAASVWEAVQTIILADVVMSLDNVLALVGVSGGHLGLLVMGLALSVPLIIWGSSLLSGLMDRWPWLIYVGAGILVWVAVEMMLKDRVVHAALVGVPEGVVLAVHIVATLLLTGFFILQGRRPGATPTPEVAAGTAPAGAGFREPAPSSRSGGTATRGGSGAGGSGDEPIPAPVAPAVARGHRKPQDPPPSEA from the coding sequence GTGGCAGATCTCTGGGAACAGGCGGCGCGGTTCTTTGGGCTTGTATTTGTAGATTTGCTGCTGGCCGGTGACAACGCGGTGGTCATTGCCCTGGCGGCCCGCCGCCTTCACGGGCGCATGCGCCGGCAAGCGATCCTGCTCGGCGCCGGCGGCGCCGTGGGACTGCGGCTTGGGCTGGCGGCGGTGGTCACGTGGCTGCTCCACATCCCGTTGCTGCAGGCGGTAGGCGGGCTGCTCCTGCTGTGGATTGCCCGCAAGCTGGTGGTCGACGACCACGGCGGCCACGACAACGTGCGTGAAGCGGCCAGTGTCTGGGAGGCGGTCCAGACCATCATCCTGGCCGACGTGGTGATGTCCCTCGACAACGTGCTCGCCCTGGTGGGCGTTTCGGGCGGTCACCTGGGGCTGCTGGTGATGGGGCTGGCCCTGTCGGTGCCGCTGATCATCTGGGGCAGTTCGCTCCTCAGCGGGCTCATGGACCGGTGGCCGTGGCTGATCTACGTGGGGGCCGGCATCCTGGTGTGGGTGGCCGTGGAGATGATGCTGAAGGACCGGGTTGTCCATGCGGCCCTGGTCGGGGTACCCGAAGGCGTCGTGTTGGCCGTGCACATCGTGGCAACCCTCTTATTGACGGGGTTCTTTATTCTCCAAGGCCGCCGGCCGGGCGCGACGCCCACGCCGGAGGTGGCCGCAGGGACCGCGCCCGCCGGCGCTGGGTTCCGCGAACCGGCCCCCAGCTCTCGTTCCGGCGGCACCGCAACCCGCGGCGGCTCGGGGGCCGGCGGGTCCGGGGACGAGCCCATACCGGCACCGGTGGCGCCGGCCGTGGCGCGGGGCCATCGCAAGCCGCAAGACCCACCCCCCAGCGAGGCGTGA
- a CDS encoding DeoR/GlpR family DNA-binding transcription regulator codes for MLAEERRRQVLQWLEAEGRLEVSEVARRLAVSPMTVRRDLERLEADGLLVRTHGGALPVGAVTPRELPYASKRARQVEAKRKIGRAAAALIRPGETVILDAGSTTLEIARHLPPRITLKVVTNDLLIARELADREGIDVYVTGGQVRRGVYSLQGPETEAYLRATHVDRAFVGADGIDVVYGVSTTNRQKVPVKQAMLAAAERSYVVADHSKLGRRAFARFAGIDQIGTLICDDQAQASCAMQLEALAEAGVEVVLAP; via the coding sequence ATGCTGGCCGAAGAACGGCGCCGACAAGTCCTGCAGTGGCTGGAAGCCGAAGGGCGGCTTGAGGTCAGCGAGGTCGCCCGGCGCCTGGCCGTCTCCCCCATGACCGTGCGGCGTGACCTGGAGCGCCTGGAGGCGGACGGGTTGCTGGTGCGCACCCACGGCGGCGCCCTGCCCGTGGGCGCCGTCACGCCCAGGGAACTGCCCTACGCTTCCAAGCGCGCCCGGCAGGTGGAGGCTAAGCGCAAGATCGGCCGGGCGGCGGCAGCCCTGATCCGCCCGGGCGAGACGGTGATCCTGGACGCCGGTTCGACCACGCTGGAAATCGCCCGCCACCTGCCGCCCCGCATCACCCTCAAGGTGGTGACCAACGACCTCTTGATCGCCCGGGAGCTGGCGGATCGCGAGGGCATCGACGTGTACGTGACGGGCGGCCAGGTGCGCCGGGGTGTCTACAGCCTGCAGGGGCCGGAAACCGAGGCTTACCTGCGCGCCACCCACGTGGACCGGGCCTTCGTGGGGGCCGACGGGATCGACGTGGTCTACGGCGTCTCCACCACCAACCGGCAGAAGGTGCCGGTGAAGCAGGCCATGCTGGCCGCCGCCGAGCGGTCCTACGTGGTGGCCGACCACAGCAAGCTGGGGCGGCGCGCCTTTGCCCGGTTTGCCGGGATCGACCAGATCGGCACCCTGATCTGCGACGACCAGGCCCAGGCGTCCTGCGCCATGCAGCTGGAGGCCCTGGCTGAAGCGGGAGTCGAGGTCGTGCTGGCCCCGTGA